A DNA window from Niabella yanshanensis contains the following coding sequences:
- a CDS encoding two-component regulator propeller domain-containing protein, with the protein MRLQFIFILLFFCCFISTAQQGEALPGDLKFKHFTSANGLSQRSVMAIVQDKTGYLWFGTRDGLNKFDGQKFIVYRHMATDDASLSNNNVHSIYEDDYGNLWIGTQAGLNRYNPRTDNFTRFRLPKQGRGGPDAIVRSIIQVNRDLLWAATDDGIIQIHIKSNRVEQIIKPDGSNDLSNKSTRYFLKTKDGAVWICNTQFIDVYNLAKKTFSRIPYPRKSSNNIHFNDLPTLYIDRKNTIWLGYEQGLAVYNPQTGSFSDFEFNSKIAVSSAVRSICEDLTGNLWIGSYAGLYILDAAHSKISHIVHDENNATSLSQNSIYKIIRDSRGDMWLGTWADGLNYYNKDIGTFKSISFGNAPNKLNYKVVSGIAEDLQGNLWIGTEGGGLNVYDKNSLRFSYFKHEPDNPHSLAANNVKSVIAAGNGHIWLGMHDGGVNVLDPSQQPFRFKKIDFSAPGAIPLKGYKVLTLLEDRNENIWIGTLTGGLCFYNTRKQELTKTDNDIRTVMSIAQTADPEVLAIGGDNGLETINIRTKKRVKIPLEQIVKRNTPLYVNCVFIDAFNIYWIGTEGNGVFMYDPEKNEAKVYGTGEGLPNDIVYGILADETGNIWVSTNNGISRLEISSGKIKNFSQQDGLQGNEFNYGSFFRSRSGELYFGGINGLTYFNPAAIKKNNFVPVIDIANLEVNNMPYLRITDAIPEVSLRYNQNNFSIEFTALNYMYPEKSEFAYKLEGMDRDWIYVKNERRAVYTNIPAGHYIFKVKGANSDGIWNEEGDELAIKVQPAPWQTWWAYAIYTAILLAVALYIRKLIVLRVREKRETERIEQRNRMKLSLFSDISHDFRTPLTLIVGPLKEMLDKNEGDAHIKQQHAIMYRNAGMLLQLINEVLDFTKMESNAQKLEASQANLVHFMQDIKMSFDALAATRNIGFDLIVENDIPGIWFDQVLIRKVLFNLLANAFKFTNAGKSITIKISSTGNQQAAFKNYVAIDVINFGNVLSADQMARIFDPFYQLDHKNKYQGSGLGLSLVKKLVELHKGAVTVKSSAEQGTCFTVFLRQGYQHFSKNERAGRLNYSLDDLMVDAIAGDYKALNDEPGIRTEGAIAVQDRPLLLIVEDNADVLQFIRQIFIDSCNVLTAGNGDEALLLAAKYPVDLIISDVEMPVMNGFELCNAIKGNLITSHIFVILLTAKTSPDHQQKGYSIGADSYITKPFDANILRIHVANLLKTRANLALKFKKDAILEPGKLNLSSPDEIFLEKAIALVEENIENPEFNANMFVAKMYMSRTVLYTKLKALTGQNISTFIRTVRLKKAAQFILYSNKTISQIAFDAGFNDLKYFRESFKELFNLTPSEYKKQKSPDRSASDENKPNTES; encoded by the coding sequence ATGAGGCTTCAATTTATCTTTATTCTTTTGTTTTTTTGCTGCTTCATATCAACGGCACAACAGGGCGAGGCTTTGCCGGGAGATCTGAAGTTTAAGCATTTTACATCAGCCAACGGGTTATCCCAACGATCTGTTATGGCGATTGTACAGGATAAAACAGGGTATTTATGGTTTGGAACAAGAGACGGACTGAATAAGTTTGATGGTCAGAAGTTTATTGTATACCGGCATATGGCAACAGATGATGCCAGCCTGAGTAACAATAATGTGCATTCTATTTATGAAGATGATTATGGCAACTTATGGATAGGTACACAAGCAGGGCTTAACCGGTACAATCCACGCACTGATAACTTTACAAGGTTCCGGCTCCCTAAGCAAGGACGGGGTGGTCCTGACGCTATTGTTCGGAGTATAATACAGGTTAATCGAGACTTGCTATGGGCGGCCACGGATGATGGTATTATACAGATTCATATCAAAAGCAACCGGGTAGAACAGATCATCAAGCCTGACGGTTCCAATGATCTCAGCAATAAAAGCACGCGTTATTTTTTGAAAACAAAGGATGGCGCTGTATGGATCTGCAATACTCAATTTATCGATGTTTATAACCTGGCTAAAAAAACATTCAGTCGTATACCCTACCCGCGTAAGAGCAGTAACAATATTCATTTCAATGACCTCCCCACTTTATATATCGATAGAAAAAATACCATATGGTTAGGATACGAGCAGGGGTTGGCTGTTTATAACCCTCAAACCGGAAGCTTTAGCGATTTCGAATTCAATAGCAAAATAGCTGTATCGTCAGCTGTTCGCAGTATTTGTGAAGATCTTACCGGCAATTTGTGGATCGGCAGCTACGCCGGTCTGTACATCCTGGATGCCGCACATAGTAAGATCAGTCATATTGTTCACGATGAAAACAACGCCACCAGTCTTAGCCAAAATTCCATCTATAAGATCATCCGTGATTCCAGGGGCGATATGTGGCTCGGAACCTGGGCCGATGGACTTAATTATTATAATAAAGATATCGGAACCTTCAAAAGCATTTCTTTTGGTAATGCACCTAATAAGCTTAACTATAAAGTTGTAAGCGGAATAGCAGAAGACCTGCAGGGGAATTTGTGGATAGGCACAGAAGGCGGAGGACTGAATGTGTATGATAAAAATTCGCTGCGGTTCAGCTATTTCAAACATGAGCCTGATAACCCTCACAGTCTGGCTGCCAATAATGTGAAGTCAGTTATTGCTGCCGGCAACGGCCATATCTGGCTGGGTATGCATGATGGGGGAGTTAATGTACTTGACCCGTCTCAACAACCATTCCGGTTTAAAAAAATTGACTTTAGCGCTCCCGGTGCCATTCCCCTGAAAGGATATAAGGTTTTGACTTTATTGGAGGACAGGAACGAAAATATATGGATTGGCACTTTAACCGGAGGCCTGTGTTTTTATAATACCAGGAAGCAGGAGTTAACCAAAACAGATAATGATATCCGAACCGTTATGAGCATAGCCCAAACGGCAGATCCCGAGGTGCTGGCCATTGGCGGAGATAACGGGCTTGAAACGATCAACATCCGTACAAAAAAAAGAGTAAAAATACCCCTGGAGCAGATTGTTAAGCGCAATACACCATTATATGTAAACTGCGTTTTTATTGATGCTTTTAATATATACTGGATAGGTACAGAAGGTAATGGTGTTTTCATGTATGATCCCGAAAAAAATGAAGCAAAGGTTTATGGTACGGGCGAAGGACTTCCCAACGATATTGTATACGGTATATTAGCCGACGAAACGGGCAATATCTGGGTAAGCACTAATAATGGTATCAGTCGCCTCGAAATTTCCTCCGGAAAGATCAAAAACTTCAGCCAGCAGGACGGGCTTCAGGGCAATGAGTTTAATTATGGCTCTTTCTTCAGGTCACGCAGCGGGGAACTTTATTTTGGAGGGATTAACGGGCTCACGTATTTTAATCCTGCCGCAATTAAAAAAAATAATTTTGTGCCTGTGATTGATATTGCTAACCTCGAAGTAAACAATATGCCCTACCTGCGAATAACGGATGCGATTCCGGAAGTTAGCCTTCGTTACAATCAGAATAATTTCAGTATTGAATTCACTGCCCTGAATTACATGTATCCTGAAAAAAGCGAATTTGCTTACAAGCTGGAAGGCATGGATCGGGACTGGATATATGTAAAAAATGAAAGAAGGGCAGTGTATACCAATATTCCCGCGGGCCATTACATTTTTAAAGTAAAAGGCGCTAACAGCGATGGGATATGGAACGAGGAAGGAGATGAGCTTGCAATAAAAGTACAACCTGCACCATGGCAAACCTGGTGGGCTTATGCTATATATACAGCAATTCTTTTAGCCGTTGCTTTATACATCAGGAAGTTAATTGTGTTACGCGTGAGGGAGAAAAGAGAAACGGAACGCATCGAACAAAGGAACCGGATGAAATTGAGTCTCTTTAGCGATATTTCGCATGATTTCCGTACACCGCTGACACTTATTGTCGGACCTTTGAAAGAGATGTTGGATAAGAACGAAGGTGATGCGCACATTAAGCAGCAGCATGCTATCATGTACAGAAATGCCGGCATGCTCCTGCAATTGATCAATGAAGTACTTGATTTTACAAAAATGGAATCAAACGCACAGAAGCTGGAAGCATCGCAGGCTAATCTGGTTCATTTTATGCAAGACATCAAAATGTCATTCGATGCGCTTGCGGCTACCAGAAATATAGGCTTTGACCTAATTGTTGAAAACGATATTCCCGGGATTTGGTTTGATCAGGTTTTAATAAGAAAGGTTCTTTTTAACCTGCTGGCAAATGCTTTCAAATTTACAAATGCCGGCAAAAGCATTACTATTAAGATTAGCTCCACCGGCAACCAGCAGGCAGCTTTTAAAAACTATGTAGCTATCGACGTGATTAACTTTGGTAATGTTCTGTCTGCTGATCAGATGGCAAGGATATTCGACCCGTTTTATCAATTAGATCATAAAAACAAATACCAGGGATCGGGACTTGGATTATCGTTAGTAAAAAAACTGGTTGAACTTCATAAAGGTGCGGTTACCGTTAAAAGCTCTGCCGAGCAGGGCACTTGCTTCACGGTATTTTTGAGGCAGGGGTATCAACACTTCTCAAAAAATGAGCGAGCCGGCAGGCTAAATTACAGCCTGGACGACCTAATGGTGGATGCAATTGCCGGGGATTATAAGGCACTGAATGATGAACCGGGCATACGAACGGAAGGCGCTATTGCAGTTCAGGACCGGCCCCTATTATTGATTGTGGAAGATAATGCCGATGTGCTGCAATTCATTCGACAAATATTTATTGACTCCTGCAATGTTTTAACTGCCGGCAATGGCGACGAAGCACTTTTGCTGGCAGCAAAATACCCGGTTGATCTTATAATAAGTGATGTTGAAATGCCGGTGATGAATGGGTTCGAGTTATGTAATGCCATTAAAGGTAATTTAATCACCAGCCATATTTTTGTCATTTTGCTCACGGCCAAAACTTCACCTGATCACCAGCAAAAAGGATATTCGATTGGTGCAGATAGCTATATTACCAAACCTTTCGATGCCAATATATTACGTATACATGTGGCCAACCTTTTAAAAACACGGGCCAACCTGGCTCTTAAATTTAAAAAAGACGCCATTTTAGAGCCTGGGAAATTAAATCTTAGCTCCCCTGATGAAATTTTCCTGGAGAAAGCTATTGCTTTGGTTGAAGAAAATATAGAGAACCCGGAGTTTAATGCCAATATGTTCGTAGCCAAAATGTATATGAGCAGAACCGTGCTATATACCAAGCTGAAGGCATTAACCGGGCAAAATATATCTACGTTCATTCGTACCGTCCGGTTGAAAAAAGCAGCGCAATTTATACTGTACTCTAATAAAACCATTTCCCAGATTGCTTTTGATGCAGGCTTCAATGATTTAAAATATTTTCGTGAAAGCTTTAAGGAGCTGTTCAATCTAACTCCGTCTGAATACAAAAAGCAAAAATCGCCTGACAGGTCAGCTAGTGATGAGAATAAACCGAATACAGAGTCTTAG